ATTTTGTCATCAGCAGCTAATTTAGCATCGCCAGCAGCACCAAAGATTGATTCGTTAAGTGCTCTAGCAACCATCATTCTACCTTCTGTACGATAAATAGGTTGAACTGATAAGATGTTGTTACCTGGTTGGTTTTCATAAAATAATGAGTTTACACCAGTTACACCATAAACCATAGGAATGCCTGATTCTAATAAATAATCCATAGTTGAGTTAACTGTATTAGTTCCAAAATGTCCAACAAGTGCGAATACATTGTCTTCTTCAACTAATTTTTTAGTATAAGCTAAACCTTGAGCTCCATCAAATCCATCATCATAATGAATAAAATTGATGTCTCTTCCATCATGTGTTGCATTGTATTCATCAAATACAACTTGCATAGCAAGGTTAAATGGTACACCAACACCAGCAAATACACCACTTGTAGCCGCTGTATTACCAACAATAATTTCTGTTTCTGTAATACCCGGAGTTCCTTCTTCAGTTTGACAAGCCATCAAACCAAAAGCAAAGGTAAATACGATTAATACTAATAAAAACTTTTTCATTTTTTTCTCCTTTATTTTTTTGTGCTTTTGCACTATTGTTACTAAACTTTATTGCTTACTCAACTACACCGAGATAAGCGCTAATTAAATCTTTATCATTGAGAAGATCTTTTGCTTTTCCTTCAATCTTGACTTTCCCAATTTCTAATACATAAGCATAATCCGCAATTTTTAATGTTTGTCTTGCGTTTTGCTCAACAATTAAAATGGTTCTACCATCTTCCTTGATTTTTTTAATGATATTAAAAATATCACGAATAATAAGTGGTGCAAGTCCTAATGATGGCTCATCGAGTAATAATAACTCAGGAGCTCCCATTAGTGCTCTACCAATCGCAAGCATTTGTTGTTCACCACCAGATAGTGTAGATGCTTGTTGCTTTCTTCTTTCTAATAAGATAGGAAAATATCCATAAACTTCAGTTAATAAACCTTTAATACGAACTTTACGAGATGTTTTAACTCCTTGTTCATCAGTTTTAGCTTCAATTGAATACGCACCAACTAATAAATTTTCTTCAACAGTTAATCCATTTAAAATCATGCGTCCTTCTGGTGATTGCATAATGCCTTTTTGTACAATTTTATATGCATGTTGATTTTGAATTTCTTCACCATTATAAAGAATTTGTCCATCTTTAACTTTTGTGAATCCTGAGATAGAACGAATGGTAGAAGTTTTACCAGCTCCATTAGCTCCTAGAATTGCTACAATAGATCCTTTTTCTACATGCATTGAAATACCTTTAACTGCTTTTACGATACCATAGTCGATTTCTAAGTCTTTAATTTCTAATATGTAATTACTCATCATCGTCATCTCCTAGGTAAGCTTTACGAACTTCAGGGTTTGATTGAATTTCTTTTGGAGTACCTAAACCAATAAGTTTACCAAATGAAATTGCACAAATTCTATCACATATAGACATAACAAGTCCCATATCGTGTTCAACTAAGAAAATTGTGATACCATATTCTTTGTTTACTTTTCTAATAACGTTTGCTAAATCTTTTGTTTCAGCATCATTAAGTCCAGCTGCTGGTTCATCTAAAATGATGAGTGCAGGATCCGTCATTAATGTACGAGCTAATTCTATTTTCTTTAGCACACCATAAGGTAGTCCGTATGGAGATCTAAATGCATATTCTTCAATACCTAAATTTTTTAAAATATTATAACCTTTTGTTCTAATAACTATATCTTCTCTTAATAATTTTCTAGTATGTGCCATATGATCTGCAAATGATGTGATTAGTAGAGAATGAGCAGCAACCATTAAATTGTCTAATACGGTTAATTCCCAAATAAGTTCAACATTTTGGAAACTTCTTGCGATACCTTCTTTAATCATATTATGTGTTTTATAATCATATAAACTAACGATATGATTTTCTTTGTTTCTTAAGATCATGTTTCCAGCAGTTGCTTTATAGAATTGTGTAATACAGTTGAATATTGTTGTTTTACCAGCACCATTTGGTCCAATAAGGCCAAAGACTTCACCTTTATATACATCAAATGATAAATCATTGATTGCTTTTATACCACCAAAGAACATCTTAAGATGGCTTACAGATAAGTGGATACGATCATTTTCAATCATTTTCATTACGGTTTCTACTTTATCTATAACAATTTCTAATTTTTCTATATTTTTTTCGGATACTTTTTCACCCTTAGACTGAGCCTTTTTTAATTCAGCTAGTTTAGGTTTGTATTTATCTAATAATTTTTGATCTTCTTGATGACGATTTTGATTGAATTTAATGATAAGATTTGTTAGTCTCTTATTTTCTTTTTCCATTTTTTCAATCTTAGCTAAATTTTTCTTTAAGAACATTTTAACATTTTTTTCAAGTTTTGTACTCTTGATTTCCATATTTTTAAATTGTTCTTTTTTTCTTTCATCTAATGCAGTAATTTTAGCTTTAACTCTTCTTGTTTCTTCTGCAACATCTTTAACGTGACGTAATTTTTGTTCAATCGTTTCAACATATGCTTTACGTTTTTCTTGTTGTTCTTCATCCCATGATTTAAGTAGAAGTTCAGCTTGAGTTTTGTCTTCAGTTCTAAATGTTTTTGTTTTAAACTTTCTTCTTGACCAGTATACTTTCTTATCATAACTTTCAATTTTTTTATTGCGTTTAATATCTACGCTAGTTAGGCCACCAATTTGTTCATTTAAAGGTGCGATATCTTCTGTATAGTAGTCATTAATTAATTTAGTTTCTTTTTGGATATAATTATCATATTTTTTACTATATTCAAATGCTAACCCTTTTAGATAATTAATTTTTAATACTAGCTTACGATGTTTATTAACATTATGATTATTTATAAATCTTTCTAAAATCGTTCCTGGCTTATTCTTCAGTTCCATAAACTCTCTCCTTTAACTTAAGTCTTGTTTTAATAAAGAGTCTCTTGATGTCACCAAATAATTGGATTAAACCACCAGGATAGAACATAACTACGATGATAATTAATAAACCATTAATAATGATTGAATAACTACCAAGATTTAAAGGCTGTAAAACAGCAAGATTTAAACCAAATATAACAAATGTTCCAAGTAAAATACCCCAAATTGATTTAGTACCGCCAATAACTACAGCTGCAAGTATATTTAATGCGAATGCTAATCCTACTGAAGTTACATCAGCATTTCTAACAAACATTAAACTTAAGATACCAGCAAGTGTACCAAATACGCCTGATATTGTAAACGCAAATAAACGGTATTTAATCAAACTGATTCCCATTGTTTGAGCAGCAGTTTCACTGTTTTTCATGGATAATAATGCACGACCAGTTGGAGAGTTAATCAAGTTATAGACAACACTCATTCCGATCACCACGAAGACTGCTATGAAAAAGAGTGTGGAGTTCGAATCAAATTGAATACCTAAGAATGCTAAAGGTCTACGAACAGCTCCTGATAAGAAGCCTCCCGATGTACCTGATGCATATTCAGGAATGTTTTTAATAATTTCAACTACTATTTGTGATAATCCCATCGTTACAATTGCCAAGTACATCCCAGCAATACGCAATGATACGAACCCAAAGAGTAGGGATACGGTAATTGAAATAAGGATAGCACCAACAATGGATACAGTAAGTGGTAATGTCATAAAGCGGTATAAATAGTGAAGCGAGAATGCTCCTATACCAACAAATGCACCAGTACCTAATGAAGCTAGTCCACCATAACCAAGTAGTAAAGCAAAACCTAGTCCAGCAAGATAGAAATATGATGTGGTTACGATTGCCCCGAATAAATCAGGTGGAATCACACCAGATAAAAATCTTAAAACAATTAGAATAAGTCCAAATACTAGAAATCCAAACTTAGGATTCTTAAAGAAGGGTTTTAATTTTTCGCGATATATTCTTCTCATATGATTACACCTTCTTAATAACTTTCTTACCAAAGATGCCTACTGGCTTAATAAGCACAGCAATCATAATTGATAAATATAAGATGGTATTACTCCATTGAGCAAGATTCCAGTTTACTAATATTCTAGGGAATAATGATTGTCCAGTTGTTAGCATGAATGCTCCAGCTAATGGACCATAAAATGATGAAAAACCGCCTAGGATGGATGCATAAAATGCATTAACCTGCATATCAATCATAGCAGTTGAAGATAGTGAACCTATCGCTGCTGTGTAAGTGATTGCTGATAGCGCACCAAGTGCACCTGCAATTGCCCAACTAAATGCATTTACAAAGTCTGTATTGATTCCCATAAGTCCAGCTACTTTTTCATTTGATGCAACTGATCGAACACCTAAACCCCATTTAGTATATTTTAATAAGACAAATATTGATGATATGATAATTGCTGCCAATCCTAAAGTAATTAAATTATGAATTGGTAATATAACGCCCAATATTTTAACTGTTTCATTTGAAAACTTGAAACTAACTCTAGTCACGGTAGATCCAAATAGAATTGGAATAAGACCTGTTATGACAATAACAAGTCCCATAGTTATAATTTGTTTTGTTGCGACATTTGTATATTTTGCATTTTTGAAAATAACTGCATGTATCAAAAAGCCTGCAACAAATGATACTGCGATACCCACAAATAGGGGTATTAATAATTGTGAAAATGAATTAATGACAACACTAGGCGTACCTAATAAATCATTAACACCTTGCTTATCTATGAAATAACTGGTAGCGTAAGCACCAAGAATTCCTAATGAACCTTGAGCAAAGTTTGTTGTCGAACTTGTTTTAAAAATCAAAACAATACCAAATGTGGCTAACGACAAGAAACTAAATGAAATCAATGAGCTCATAATGACGCTTATAATATCTGATAATAACATAATTTACCTCTCATTCGTAATTAATAATCTTTTAACATAAAACGTGTTATGTTAGCCCCATTTAATAATATTTGCTGCCCACACATATCCAATACCAGCAGCTAACATACAGACGATTGAATCGTCTTTAACTTGGCCGCTTTGAAGTGCTAAGTGCAAAGATAATATTTGATCAATTTGGCCAATGTGACCATAGTTTTCTAAATAAATTGTTTGTTCAGATGTCAATCCTAATTGATCCAACATAAATTGATGGCCAGAACGTTTAATATGAAGTATGTCTAGAAAATCGATATCTGAACGTTTCATATTTGACTTTCTTAAGCTCTCATCAATACATGTTAACCAGTTTGGCATTGAAACTTCATTAAGTCTTGCTTTCATCTTTTGTGCATCAAGTAATCTTAGTGATTTTTTAGCTTCATCTAAATTATCTTTGGTAATTGGATTGCAAATGCCCCCAATTTCGACCCCAGCTGTTCTAGATAAAGATCCATCAGCAATGATGTGTGATCCTAAAAGCAAGTTTTTATTGTGGTTTTTCTTTAAAATGATTGCGCCACCACCAGCACCTAAATTATACATCATCGACATGTCTTTGTCAGCATAATCTACAAAATCTCCATTACGATATCCACCAACGACCATAACGACGTTGATTTCGTCATCTGCAATAAGCATGTCTTTTGCCATTTTCATTGCAGAAACTGTTGTACAGCAACGGTTTTGTACATCTATACCCCAAGCATTTGTTGCACCAATACGGTCTTGTATATATAGTGCAGAAGTTGTCAATGGATATTCTTTCCATTCTTCTGTAACACTTAAAATTACATCTATATCTAAAGGATTAATCTTAGTGTTTTTTAGAGCGTCTAGCGCAGCGAGTGCTCCCATTTCTTGTGTGCCATCTTGTGGCATCATTGATGGTACAGTTTTTTGTTTAATTCCTAATTTTTCAATAACAGCTTCTTCACTCCAAATACCATTTGTAGCATTTGATATTTCTTTAGCTGTCATTAATCCTTTAGGAAGATAAATACCTGTTCCAACGATACCTACGTTTGTTTTTTCCATATAAAGGAACCTTCACTTTCTAAATTTTTAAAATTAAAATTATAATCTCATGCCGCCATTAACACTTATTGTTTGTCCAGTTACATAAGAAGCTTCTTCTGATGCTAAGAATAATGCAGCATTAGCGATTTCTTCTGGTTGACCTAAACGTTTTAACATTGTTAATTGTGCAAATTTATCTAATAAATCTTGAGGAATTGTTTGTAACATTTCAGTCATAATATAACCAGGAGCAATTGCGTTAACTCTAACATTTTGGCCTTTTCTAGCAAATTCTTTAGCCCAAGTCATAGTTAATCCAATAACACCAGCTTTAGTTGCAGCATAGTTAGCTTGTCCGATATTACCAAATAATCCAACTACTGAAGAAATATTAATGATTGATCCATAATTGTTTGCAACCATTTGAGGTCCTATTAAACGTGTTAAGTTAAAAACACCTTTTAAGTTTACATCGATAACAGCGTTCCACATATCATCTGTCATTTTATGAGTCATTGCATCTTTTGTAATACCAGCATTATTAACTAAAATGTCAATTTTTCCGTATTTTTCAATGATTTCATCATAAAACTTTTGAATACCTACAACATCAGTTACATTTAATTTATAACCAAACACATTTTTACATTCATAAGATAGCTCACCCATATCAGCAGCAATAACGATTGCGCCTTCTGAAGCAAATCTTTCTGAAATTGATTGTCCTAATCCTTTAGCGCCACCTGTAACGACAGCAACTTTTCCATCTAATCTACCCATTATTAATTTCTCCTTTTATTATAATTTTTTTACAATGATTGCAGTTCCCATACCGCCACCGATACAAAGACTTGCAAGTCCGATTTTCTTATCTTCTTGTTTTAACATTTCATGTAATAAAGTTACAATGATTCTATTACCACTTGCTCCAACTGGATGTCCAAGTGCAATGGCACCACCATTAACATTTGTTTTAACTAAAATATCTTCTTTAGAAACACCAAATGCTTCAGTTAATTCTTTAATTACACCTAATGATTGTGCTGCAAATGCTTCGTTAAGTTCTAGTAAATCAATGTCATTAAATGAAAGATTAGCAAATTTTAGAGCTTGTTTGATAGCTGGAGTAGGTCCTAAACCCATAACAGATGGATCAACACCACCTTGACCAATACCAATAAGTTCAAATAAAGGTGTTAAGTTATATTTTTTGACTGCTTCACCACTTGCTAGCATT
The sequence above is drawn from the Mariniplasma anaerobium genome and encodes:
- a CDS encoding 3-oxoacyl-ACP synthase; its protein translation is MEKTNVGIVGTGIYLPKGLMTAKEISNATNGIWSEEAVIEKLGIKQKTVPSMMPQDGTQEMGALAALDALKNTKINPLDIDVILSVTEEWKEYPLTTSALYIQDRIGATNAWGIDVQNRCCTTVSAMKMAKDMLIADDEINVVMVVGGYRNGDFVDYADKDMSMMYNLGAGGGAIILKKNHNKNLLLGSHIIADGSLSRTAGVEIGGICNPITKDNLDEAKKSLRLLDAQKMKARLNEVSMPNWLTCIDESLRKSNMKRSDIDFLDILHIKRSGHQFMLDQLGLTSEQTIYLENYGHIGQIDQILSLHLALQSGQVKDDSIVCMLAAGIGYVWAANIIKWG
- a CDS encoding ABC transporter ATP-binding protein; translation: MSNYILEIKDLEIDYGIVKAVKGISMHVEKGSIVAILGANGAGKTSTIRSISGFTKVKDGQILYNGEEIQNQHAYKIVQKGIMQSPEGRMILNGLTVEENLLVGAYSIEAKTDEQGVKTSRKVRIKGLLTEVYGYFPILLERRKQQASTLSGGEQQMLAIGRALMGAPELLLLDEPSLGLAPLIIRDIFNIIKKIKEDGRTILIVEQNARQTLKIADYAYVLEIGKVKIEGKAKDLLNDKDLISAYLGVVE
- a CDS encoding ABC transporter ATP-binding protein: MELKNKPGTILERFINNHNVNKHRKLVLKINYLKGLAFEYSKKYDNYIQKETKLINDYYTEDIAPLNEQIGGLTSVDIKRNKKIESYDKKVYWSRRKFKTKTFRTEDKTQAELLLKSWDEEQQEKRKAYVETIEQKLRHVKDVAEETRRVKAKITALDERKKEQFKNMEIKSTKLEKNVKMFLKKNLAKIEKMEKENKRLTNLIIKFNQNRHQEDQKLLDKYKPKLAELKKAQSKGEKVSEKNIEKLEIVIDKVETVMKMIENDRIHLSVSHLKMFFGGIKAINDLSFDVYKGEVFGLIGPNGAGKTTIFNCITQFYKATAGNMILRNKENHIVSLYDYKTHNMIKEGIARSFQNVELIWELTVLDNLMVAAHSLLITSFADHMAHTRKLLREDIVIRTKGYNILKNLGIEEYAFRSPYGLPYGVLKKIELARTLMTDPALIILDEPAAGLNDAETKDLANVIRKVNKEYGITIFLVEHDMGLVMSICDRICAISFGKLIGLGTPKEIQSNPEVRKAYLGDDDDE
- a CDS encoding branched-chain amino acid ABC transporter permease; this translates as MLLSDIISVIMSSLISFSFLSLATFGIVLIFKTSSTTNFAQGSLGILGAYATSYFIDKQGVNDLLGTPSVVINSFSQLLIPLFVGIAVSFVAGFLIHAVIFKNAKYTNVATKQIITMGLVIVITGLIPILFGSTVTRVSFKFSNETVKILGVILPIHNLITLGLAAIIISSIFVLLKYTKWGLGVRSVASNEKVAGLMGINTDFVNAFSWAIAGALGALSAITYTAAIGSLSSTAMIDMQVNAFYASILGGFSSFYGPLAGAFMLTTGQSLFPRILVNWNLAQWSNTILYLSIMIAVLIKPVGIFGKKVIKKV
- a CDS encoding beta-ketoacyl-ACP reductase, producing MGRLDGKVAVVTGGAKGLGQSISERFASEGAIVIAADMGELSYECKNVFGYKLNVTDVVGIQKFYDEIIEKYGKIDILVNNAGITKDAMTHKMTDDMWNAVIDVNLKGVFNLTRLIGPQMVANNYGSIINISSVVGLFGNIGQANYAATKAGVIGLTMTWAKEFARKGQNVRVNAIAPGYIMTEMLQTIPQDLLDKFAQLTMLKRLGQPEEIANAALFLASEEASYVTGQTISVNGGMRL
- a CDS encoding branched-chain amino acid ABC transporter permease, with product MRRIYREKLKPFFKNPKFGFLVFGLILIVLRFLSGVIPPDLFGAIVTTSYFYLAGLGFALLLGYGGLASLGTGAFVGIGAFSLHYLYRFMTLPLTVSIVGAILISITVSLLFGFVSLRIAGMYLAIVTMGLSQIVVEIIKNIPEYASGTSGGFLSGAVRRPLAFLGIQFDSNSTLFFIAVFVVIGMSVVYNLINSPTGRALLSMKNSETAAQTMGISLIKYRLFAFTISGVFGTLAGILSLMFVRNADVTSVGLAFALNILAAVVIGGTKSIWGILLGTFVIFGLNLAVLQPLNLGSYSIIINGLLIIIVVMFYPGGLIQLFGDIKRLFIKTRLKLKERVYGTEE